Proteins encoded by one window of Octopus sinensis unplaced genomic scaffold, ASM634580v1 Contig20326, whole genome shotgun sequence:
- the LOC115232313 gene encoding acyl-coenzyme A amino acid N-acyltransferase 1-like codes for MILRPSYKLLSALRHIPSYPTFLSRALVSVTVNPEKGLVDEQLSVSVSGLKPEENVTVSATIEQSSKKRETVFRSFGHFKASVDGCVNLVTDPCLAGTYTGIDPMGLFWSMTQVVGKHGRINIDDATKSLDYTVMVHPGRISQHSNLFSHIKPLGTKLVRRSFMRSGVRKITVNYGRLRGSLFIPSDETTNRQRRRYPAVIDLFGNVGSLIESRGALLASHGFITLSLAYIAYKDLPPIATEVDFEYFEEAIEWLINHEQVSSEKGIGVLGASLGGIIAVYMAKECPQVSAVISINGLPNFFIYGIRHNGKQVPYRSSTVYGLSVMKDDGFISTNWKIEESKSFYLDETSHSKVLLLVGGDDKLYDTSDYFFWFNNLTPAKKRDVELIIYEGAGHIIEAPYTPLFNRIYHPKLGQPVIYGGYPQQHAEAQEKSWLKIREFFTKNL; via the coding sequence ATGATCCTCCGTCCATCCTACAAACTACTCTCTGCTCTACGTCACATACCCAGCTACCCAACATTCTTATCCAGAGCGCTAGTTTCGGTAACAGTGAATCCAGAAAAGGGTTTGGTTGATGAGCAATTGTCTGTGAGTGTTTCTGGTTTGAAACCTGAAGAAAATGTCACAGTCAGTGCCACAATCGAACAGAGCTCAAAGAAAAGAGAAACCGTTTTCAGGTCTTTCGGACATTTCAAAGCTTCAGTTGACGGATGTGTTAATCTGGTCACTGACCCATGTTTAGCTGGGACCTACACTGGAATTGATCCCATGGGATTATTTTGGAGTATGACTCAAGTAGTTGGAAAACATGGTAGAATTAATATTGATGATGCCACCAAATCTTTGGATTACACTGTGATGGTCCACCCTGGTCGTATCTCACAACATTCCAATCTTTTTTCTCATATTAAACCATTAGGAACAAAGTTGGTTCGACGATCGTTTATGAGATCTGGTGTCCGCAAAATCACAGTTAACTACGGAAGACTTCGGGGTAGTTTATTCATACCAAGTGACGAAACGACCAACAGACAACGGCGACGATATCCTGCTGTGATAGACCTGTTTGGTAATGTTGGTTCTTTGATAGAATCCAGAGGGGCTCTGTTAGCGTCCCATGGATTTATTACTTTAAGTTTGGCCTATATTGCATATAAAGACTTACCTCCAATTGCCACAGAGGTTGATTTTGAATATTTCGAAGAGGCTATTGAGTGGCTTATTAACCATGAGCAGGTTTCCAGTGAGAAAGGTATAGGTGTTCTAGGGGCATCTCTGGGAGGGATAATAGCTGTATACATGGCGAAAGAGTGTCCGCAAGTAAGCGCTGTTATAAGTATTAATGGTCTCCCAAACTTCTTTATTTATGGTATCCGCCATAATGGTAAACAGGTGCCATATCGCTCTTCAACAGTCTATGGCCTTTCTGTAATGAAGGATGATGGATTTATAAGTACAAATTGGAAAATAGAGGAATCTAAGTCGTTTTATTTAGATGAGACTTCCCATAGTAAAGTACTGCTTTTAGTTGGTGGTGACGACAAATTATATGACACTAGTGACTATTTCTTCTGGTTCAACAACTTAACACCTGCGAAAAAAAGGGATGTTGAATTAATTATATACGAAGGTGCTGGTCACATCATTGAAGCTCCATACACACCATTGTTTAACCGTATTTATCATCCGAAACTCGGGCAGCCTGTTATTTATGGGGGTTACCCTCAACAACATGCTGAGGCACAAGAAAAGTCCTGGTTAAAAATCAGGGAATTTTTTaccaaaaatctataa